In Bradyrhizobium lablabi, one DNA window encodes the following:
- a CDS encoding TAXI family TRAP transporter solute-binding subunit, with the protein MNIVRVVCAGVMLLAGSVAAQEGGKAIQKTTISLGTATPGGGFPLYGNAFAEIMNEADPSLAIGPRNTKGSNENIPLLEASNLDIALVAGEPSYEAFMGIGRPPTRLKILTAMYSSPGMFVVRADSPFKTIHDLVGQPVAFGAKGSGLPILSRYILDGLGLKQDEDFKSLYLDRAGDGPAMVLDGRAAALWGAGIGWPGFAAVAASPTGARFIAPDADEIARIRSKHSFLKPLTVPAGSYPNQNDAINALGSWSFILARESLPDDVAYHLAKTLHGAEGVFCKKLAQACETTAANTVAAAPNVELIHPGVLKYLREIGVVK; encoded by the coding sequence ATGAACATCGTTCGTGTGGTTTGCGCTGGCGTCATGCTGCTGGCAGGGAGCGTTGCGGCGCAAGAAGGAGGCAAGGCCATTCAAAAGACCACGATCAGTCTGGGTACCGCAACGCCGGGCGGCGGCTTCCCGCTTTACGGCAATGCCTTTGCCGAAATCATGAACGAGGCCGATCCGAGCCTTGCGATCGGGCCGCGCAACACCAAGGGCAGCAATGAGAACATTCCGCTATTGGAAGCTTCAAACCTCGATATCGCGCTGGTCGCCGGCGAGCCTTCCTATGAAGCCTTCATGGGCATCGGGCGGCCGCCGACCCGGCTGAAAATCCTGACCGCGATGTATTCCAGCCCCGGCATGTTCGTGGTGCGCGCCGACAGTCCCTTCAAGACCATTCACGATCTGGTCGGCCAGCCGGTCGCGTTCGGTGCCAAGGGCTCCGGCCTTCCAATCCTGTCGCGCTATATCCTCGATGGCCTCGGACTGAAGCAGGACGAGGATTTCAAGTCCCTCTATCTCGATCGCGCCGGCGATGGGCCGGCGATGGTGCTCGACGGGCGCGCCGCGGCGCTGTGGGGCGCCGGCATCGGCTGGCCCGGATTTGCCGCTGTCGCGGCGAGCCCCACCGGCGCCCGCTTCATCGCGCCGGATGCCGACGAGATCGCGCGCATCAGGTCAAAACACTCTTTTCTCAAGCCGCTGACGGTGCCGGCGGGCAGCTATCCCAACCAGAACGACGCGATCAATGCGCTCGGCTCCTGGAGTTTTATCCTCGCGCGCGAGAGTTTGCCCGACGATGTCGCCTATCATCTGGCGAAAACGCTGCATGGCGCGGAGGGTGTGTTCTGCAAGAAACTGGCGCAGGCTTGCGAGACGACGGCGGCGAACACGGTCGCCGCCGCGCCGAACGTGGAATTGATCCATCCGGGCGTGCTGAAATATCTCCGCGAGATCGGAGTGGTGAAGTAA
- a CDS encoding Bug family tripartite tricarboxylate transporter substrate binding protein: MIACLRAAMFSLIFLAAGSAPSSAADYPNRPVRWLIGFPAGGPVDVVARIMSQALSEHFGQQFVVENRAGSGGNIATAAAISSPPDGYTLLFSGANNAISASLYKKLPFDFIRDTVPVAVFTQVPNLLVVSNAMPVKTVQELIDYCKANPGKVSYASSGNGTTVHMSAELFKAMTKCDMLHVPYRGSAAAFPDVISNKVQLIFDNLPTAMEQARGGSVRALGVSSPQRWPSVPEIPAIAETVPGYEATVFYGMSAPKGTPPEIIDILNKAVNEVLKDPKLVARFAAIGGVPKPMTPAGYGKLIADATEKWRKVVEFAGVSVD, translated from the coding sequence ATGATCGCATGTTTGCGCGCGGCGATGTTCAGCCTGATTTTTCTGGCGGCAGGTAGCGCGCCGTCATCCGCCGCCGATTATCCGAACCGTCCGGTGCGCTGGCTGATCGGCTTTCCCGCAGGCGGCCCGGTCGACGTCGTCGCGCGCATCATGAGCCAGGCGCTGTCGGAGCATTTCGGCCAGCAATTCGTGGTGGAAAACAGAGCCGGTTCCGGCGGCAACATCGCGACCGCTGCCGCGATCAGTTCGCCGCCGGACGGCTATACGCTGTTATTCAGCGGCGCTAACAACGCGATCAGCGCCTCGCTCTACAAGAAACTGCCGTTCGATTTCATCCGTGACACCGTGCCGGTCGCGGTCTTCACGCAAGTGCCCAACCTGCTGGTGGTGTCGAACGCCATGCCGGTCAAAACCGTTCAGGAGCTGATCGACTACTGCAAGGCCAATCCGGGCAAGGTCTCCTATGCCTCATCCGGCAACGGCACCACGGTGCACATGTCGGCGGAACTGTTCAAGGCGATGACCAAATGCGACATGCTGCATGTGCCCTATCGCGGATCGGCGGCCGCCTTTCCCGACGTCATCTCCAACAAGGTGCAATTGATCTTCGACAACCTGCCCACGGCGATGGAACAGGCGCGCGGCGGCAGCGTGCGCGCGCTCGGCGTCAGTTCGCCGCAGCGCTGGCCCAGCGTGCCCGAAATTCCCGCGATCGCCGAAACCGTGCCGGGATATGAGGCGACCGTCTTCTACGGCATGTCCGCGCCCAAGGGCACGCCGCCGGAAATCATCGACATTCTCAACAAGGCGGTGAATGAAGTGCTGAAGGATCCGAAGCTTGTCGCGCGGTTCGCCGCAATCGGCGGCGTCCCGAAGCCGATGACGCCGGCCGGATACGGCAAACTGATTGCGGACGCGACTGAAAAATGGCGCAAGGTGGTCGAGTTCGCCGGCGTTTCGGTGGATTAG
- a CDS encoding Bug family tripartite tricarboxylate transporter substrate binding protein translates to MVSLRAAVFGLVCLASLGAGPAPSAAADYPNRPVRWLIGFAAGGPTDIVARVMSQWLSEHFGQQFVVENRAGSGGNLAAAAAVSSPPDGYTLLFVGPNNAISASLYKKLPYDFIRDTVPVASIMQLTNMLLVSNAMPVKTVQELIDYCKANPGKVSYASSGYGTSVHMAAELFKALTKTDMVHVPYRGAALAFPDIISNKVQLIFDNLPTAMEQARGGSLRALGVASPQRWPGVPDIPAIAETVPGFEAVGFYGISAPKGTPPEIVEILNKAVGEALKDPKLVARLTELGGIPKPMTPAEFGRLIGDETEKWRKVVEFAGVSVE, encoded by the coding sequence ATGGTATCTTTGCGCGCCGCCGTTTTCGGCCTGGTCTGCCTTGCAAGCCTTGGGGCAGGTCCCGCCCCCTCCGCCGCCGCCGATTATCCGAACCGCCCGGTGCGCTGGCTGATCGGTTTCGCCGCCGGCGGGCCGACCGATATCGTGGCACGCGTCATGAGCCAATGGCTGTCGGAGCATTTTGGCCAGCAGTTTGTGGTGGAGAATCGCGCCGGTTCCGGCGGCAACCTCGCGGCCGCCGCGGCGGTCAGTTCGCCACCGGATGGCTATACGCTGTTGTTTGTCGGGCCCAACAACGCGATCAGCGCCTCGCTCTATAAGAAACTGCCTTACGATTTCATTCGCGACACGGTGCCGGTCGCGAGCATCATGCAACTGACCAATATGCTGTTGGTGTCGAACGCCATGCCGGTTAAAACCGTTCAGGAGTTGATCGACTATTGCAAGGCCAATCCGGGCAAAGTCTCCTATGCCTCATCGGGCTACGGAACGTCGGTGCATATGGCGGCGGAATTGTTCAAGGCGCTGACCAAGACCGACATGGTCCACGTGCCCTATCGCGGAGCGGCGCTCGCATTTCCCGATATTATTTCCAACAAGGTGCAATTGATCTTCGACAATTTGCCCACGGCGATGGAACAGGCGCGCGGCGGCAGCCTGCGCGCGCTCGGCGTCGCCTCGCCGCAGCGCTGGCCCGGCGTGCCTGATATCCCGGCCATTGCCGAAACCGTGCCGGGATTCGAGGCGGTCGGATTTTATGGCATCTCCGCGCCAAAGGGCACGCCGCCGGAGATCGTGGAGATCCTCAACAAGGCGGTGGGCGAGGCGCTGAAGGATCCTAAACTGGTGGCGCGGCTGACCGAGCTTGGCGGCATCCCGAAGCCGATGACGCCGGCCGAGTTCGGCAGGCTGATTGGCGACGAGACGGAGAAATGGCGCAAGGTGGTGGAGTTTGCCGGGGTGTCGGTGGAGTAA
- a CDS encoding methyl-accepting chemotaxis protein, with protein sequence MRIGRLFAVSMLSVTALAVILGAEVLVPQYRTYASKTEAIKAVEAFGAVLAVGQQIAGHRAPYLSPLFKEGVATPPQLEAIAKAVHQADAAFASARTAVSALSDSAAIVEGLNQSAAKLADVRAATDRALAVPMSARDAAVVKGFLPGVAQAAAIIEPLLNRLENQVTAADASLTALLNVARTAQDLRISAGGRAASMSAAISLRRPLSAAEISAIDRAQGRVDLDHERIEAGVDQIGSPARLVKPLKDAVDAYFGGAAPWIEKEILAARGDGNYGVKSEDELAARVVPAVQSFFAVRDAALAEAAERAGAARDSALIMLALAGLAVVALLGVLAGVTLMLRRRVITPLATLTDVVGDLAAGRHDVTIPASDRADEIGTMAGSLQVFKEALIAKKAADEAAAVEADAKIQRGQRVDKVTRDFEAMIGEIVDIVSSASGELEAFAGTLTATAERSEELTTMVAAASEEASTNVQSVASATEEMASSVNEISRQVQDSARIASEAVAQAQQTNDRVGELARAAARIGDVVELINTIAGQTNLLALNATIEAARAGEAGRGFAVVASEVKALAEQTAKATGEISQQIDGIQAATQDSVGAIKEIGGTIGRMSEIASAIASAIEEQGAATQEISRNVQQAAHGTQQVSSNIADVQRGASETGSASSQVLAAAKSLSGESTRLKLEVGKFLSSVRAA encoded by the coding sequence ATGCGGATTGGCCGGCTCTTTGCGGTATCAATGCTCTCGGTGACGGCTTTAGCGGTCATCCTTGGCGCGGAGGTCCTTGTTCCGCAATATCGTACCTATGCGAGCAAGACCGAAGCGATCAAGGCCGTCGAGGCGTTTGGCGCGGTTCTCGCGGTGGGTCAGCAGATCGCCGGCCATCGCGCGCCCTATCTCAGTCCACTGTTCAAGGAGGGTGTCGCGACACCGCCTCAGCTCGAGGCGATTGCGAAGGCCGTGCATCAGGCGGATGCCGCTTTCGCAAGCGCCCGGACGGCGGTTAGCGCGCTGAGCGATAGCGCTGCGATCGTCGAAGGCCTTAACCAGTCCGCGGCCAAGCTTGCCGATGTCCGCGCTGCGACCGATCGCGCGCTGGCTGTGCCGATGAGTGCGCGTGATGCCGCGGTGGTCAAAGGCTTCCTTCCCGGCGTGGCCCAGGCCGCCGCGATCATCGAACCGCTCTTGAATCGCCTCGAAAATCAGGTGACCGCCGCGGATGCGTCACTGACGGCGCTGTTGAATGTCGCTCGTACCGCCCAGGACCTGCGGATCTCCGCCGGCGGCCGCGCCGCTTCAATGTCGGCTGCGATCAGTTTGCGCCGCCCGCTGAGCGCGGCTGAAATATCCGCAATCGACCGTGCCCAGGGCCGCGTCGATTTGGATCACGAACGCATCGAAGCCGGCGTCGATCAGATCGGTAGCCCGGCGCGGCTTGTGAAACCACTGAAAGATGCGGTCGACGCGTATTTTGGAGGGGCCGCGCCCTGGATCGAAAAAGAGATACTGGCGGCGCGCGGCGACGGCAATTACGGCGTCAAGTCCGAGGATGAGCTGGCCGCCAGGGTCGTGCCGGCGGTGCAGAGTTTCTTCGCCGTGCGCGATGCGGCATTGGCGGAAGCCGCCGAACGCGCAGGCGCCGCACGCGACAGCGCCCTGATCATGCTGGCGCTGGCGGGCCTTGCCGTCGTGGCGCTGCTTGGCGTGCTCGCCGGCGTAACGCTGATGTTGCGTCGCCGCGTCATTACGCCGCTCGCGACCCTGACGGACGTGGTCGGCGACCTCGCGGCCGGCCGCCATGACGTCACCATCCCGGCCAGCGACCGCGCCGACGAAATCGGGACCATGGCCGGCTCGCTGCAGGTCTTCAAGGAGGCCCTGATCGCCAAGAAGGCGGCCGACGAGGCGGCGGCGGTGGAGGCCGATGCAAAAATCCAGCGCGGCCAGCGCGTCGACAAGGTTACCCGTGATTTCGAAGCGATGATTGGCGAGATCGTGGATATCGTGTCGTCGGCCTCGGGCGAACTGGAAGCCTTCGCCGGCACGCTGACGGCAACCGCGGAGCGTTCGGAAGAACTGACCACCATGGTCGCGGCGGCCTCTGAAGAAGCCTCCACCAATGTGCAATCGGTCGCATCCGCGACCGAAGAGATGGCCTCGTCGGTCAACGAGATCAGCCGTCAGGTCCAGGATTCGGCGCGGATCGCGAGCGAGGCGGTGGCGCAGGCGCAGCAGACCAATGATCGCGTCGGCGAATTGGCGCGGGCGGCGGCCCGGATCGGCGATGTGGTGGAATTGATCAACACCATCGCCGGCCAGACCAATCTCCTGGCATTGAATGCCACCATCGAGGCGGCGCGGGCAGGCGAAGCGGGCCGCGGTTTTGCGGTGGTGGCGTCGGAAGTGAAGGCGCTGGCCGAACAGACCGCCAAAGCAACCGGCGAGATCAGCCAGCAGATCGACGGCATTCAGGCCGCGACGCAGGACTCGGTCGGCGCCATCAAGGAGATCGGCGGCACCATCGGACGGATGTCCGAGATTGCCTCCGCCATTGCCTCCGCCATCGAGGAGCAGGGCGCGGCGACCCAGGAAATTTCCCGCAACGTGCAGCAGGCCGCGCACGGCACCCAGCAGGTCTCTTCCAACATCGCCGACGTGCAGCGCGGCGCCAGCGAGACCGGATCGGCATCGTCGCAAGTGCTGGCGGCGGCAAAGTCATTGTCCGGCGAAAGCACCCGCCTCAAGCTCGAGGTGGGCAAGTTCTTAAGCTCGGTACGGGCGGCCTGA
- a CDS encoding dienelactone hydrolase family protein, whose amino-acid sequence MPRTVTFQVAVVLMLWCAVRALTADAWATPLERVEFESASQRLGSGALSPGDRIQGDLAKPDGAGPYPAVIVLHGCAGMHDTTKQKLVDELVAWGYVILLVDSYATRRIDHACISSAFAMFFRRRPDAYGALVFLARQTFVEPHRVAAVGFSAGGRVTLSVAEPNSFELFAPPSNLRFRAAVAFNPPCEQAVERPGIPTLIFIGALDDWTPAADCSNKIASWGNDGPAVELVVYPGAHHGFYYPHLQPGMTLFGHWVEYNAAAADNASHRLHQFLDRHLN is encoded by the coding sequence TTGCCTAGAACAGTCACTTTCCAAGTCGCGGTAGTGCTGATGCTTTGGTGCGCCGTACGTGCGCTGACGGCTGATGCATGGGCCACACCTCTGGAGCGCGTAGAGTTTGAAAGCGCCTCTCAACGGCTCGGTTCGGGTGCGCTCAGTCCGGGCGACCGCATACAGGGCGATCTGGCCAAGCCCGATGGCGCAGGCCCTTATCCCGCTGTCATCGTGCTGCACGGCTGTGCCGGGATGCATGACACGACAAAGCAAAAGTTGGTCGATGAACTTGTCGCCTGGGGCTATGTCATCCTGCTCGTGGACAGCTATGCTACGCGCCGTATCGATCACGCCTGCATATCAAGCGCGTTTGCCATGTTCTTCAGGCGTAGGCCGGATGCCTACGGGGCTCTGGTCTTCCTGGCTCGCCAAACCTTCGTCGAGCCACACCGTGTGGCTGCGGTCGGCTTCTCGGCAGGCGGTCGGGTTACCCTCTCTGTGGCGGAGCCCAATTCGTTCGAACTGTTCGCCCCTCCAAGCAACTTGCGGTTCCGGGCGGCGGTTGCGTTCAATCCTCCATGTGAGCAGGCAGTGGAGCGTCCGGGGATACCCACGCTCATCTTCATTGGGGCCCTCGACGATTGGACGCCGGCGGCAGACTGCTCCAATAAAATCGCCAGCTGGGGCAACGACGGGCCGGCAGTCGAGCTCGTTGTCTATCCCGGCGCGCACCACGGATTCTACTACCCGCACCTCCAGCCCGGCATGACCTTGTTTGGTCACTGGGTGGAATACAACGCCGCGGCAGCGGACAATGCAAGTCACCGCCTGCACCAGTTTCTCGATCGCCACCTCAACTGA